From the Purpureocillium takamizusanense chromosome 6, complete sequence genome, one window contains:
- a CDS encoding L-lactate dehydrogenase (cytochrome) (COG:C~EggNog:ENOG503NVI4), whose translation MAKVFDAAEVAKHNTPDSCWVILYGNVYDVTEFLTSHPGGSKIILKLAGKDATDDYDPVHPPGTLEENLRPEARLGQVNPDSLVRAKVPDVKTDAQDDAADQRPSLESLLNLDEIEAEATRRIPKKAWAYYFSASDDLWSKTNNNAAYRDILLRPRVFVDCTACDMSTSILGNKVGVPFFIAPAAMARLAHPDGEHGMAKAAARFGAMQVVSNNASMTPEQIVEGAAPGQVFGWQLYVQNHRDKSIAMLKRINAMRDRFKFIVLTLDAPVPGKRELDEKSNFEGGNNVQAAASGNDDAKRPGGGGVGQQLFFGTACDLTWQTTLPWLAEHTDLPIVLKGLQTHEDAYLAAQYAPQVKAIILSNHGGRAMDTAPPAVHTLLEIRKYCPEVFSKIEVWVDGGIRRGTDVVKALCLGATAVGIGRAPLFGLGAGGQAGVERVLEILAAETATCMRLLGAKNNSELGPRFVNTRRVERDIYDGDPGLDKRGLWTKAKL comes from the exons atggccaaggtctttgatgccgccgagg TGGCCAAGCACAACACGCCCGACAGCTGCTGGGTCATTCTTTACGGCAATGTCTACGACGTGACCGAGTTCCTTACCTCACACCCCGGTGGCTCCAAAATCATCCTCAAGCTTGCCGGCAAGGATGCCACCGACGACTACGATCCCGTCCATCCGCCTGGCACCCTCGAGGAGAACCTTCGCCCCGAGGCCAGGCTGGGCCAGGTCAACCCCGACTCCCTCGTAAGGGCAAAGGTCCCTGACGTCAAGACCGACGCCCaagatgacgccgccgaccagcGCCCGTCCCTCGAGTCGCtgctcaacctcgacgagatcgaggccgaggccaccagGCGCATCCCCAAAAAGGCCTGGGCCTACTACTTCTCCGCCAGCGACGACCTCTGGTCCAAgaccaacaacaacgccGCCTACCGCGACATCCTCCTGCGGCCCCGCGTCTTCGTCGACTGCACCGCCTGCGACATGTCCACCTCCATCCTCGGCAACAAGGTCGGCGTCCCCTTCTTCATCGCCCCCGCCGCTAtggctcgcctcgcccaccccgacggcgagcacggcatggccaaggccgccgcccgcttcggCGCCATGCAAGTCGTCTCCAACAACGCCTCCATGACCCCCGAGCAGATTGTCGAGGGCGCTGCTCCCGGCCAGGTCTTCGGCTGGCAGCTCTACGTCCAGAATCACCGGGACAAGAGCATCGCCATGCTCAAGCGCATCAACGCCATGAGAGACCGCTTCAAGTTCATCGTTCTCACACTCGACGCCCCCGTTCCTGGCAAGCGTGAGCTCGACGAGAAGTCAAATTTCGAGGGTGGAAACAACGTCCAGGCTGCCGCCTcgggcaacgacgacgccaagcgacccggcggtggcggcgtgggacAGCAGCTCTTCTTCGGCACTGCCTGCGACCTCACCTGGCAGACCACGCTTCCCTGGCTGGCAGAACACACCGACTTGCCCATTGTCCTCAAGGGTCTGCAGACGCACGAGGACGCCTACCTGGCCGCTCAGTACGCGCCTCaggtcaaggccatcatcctcTCAAACCATGGCGGTCGCGCCAtggacacggcgccgcccgccgtccatACGCTGCTCGAGATCCGCAAGTACTGCCCCGAGGTCTTCAGTAAGATCGAGGTCTGGGTCGATGGCGGCATCAGGAGAGGGACAGACGTCGTCAAGGCCTTGTGCCTCGGCGCGACTGCCGTTGGAATCGGTCGAGCGCCGCTTTTTGgccttggcgctggcggccaggcgggtGTCGAGCGTGTCCTTGAAA TCCTCGCAGCCGAGACAGCCACATGCATgcgcctgctcggcgccaaAAACAACTCGGAATTGGGCCCCAGATTC GTCAATACTCGACGTGTGGAGAGGGATATATACGACGGGGATCCGGGGCTGGACAAGCGGGGGTTGTGGACAAAGGCGAAACTGTAA
- a CDS encoding uncharacterized protein (COG:S~EggNog:ENOG503NZWV~TransMembrane:1 (i32-56o)), producing the protein MSDSKHEISQTENGAPIKRSKKRTCINHCKRFWWLHLIILACITVLVVCLVIFVGVPKIGQSKVNAAKLDIQGVNVLDAAPDQYLMQINSTIETDGTVHADIDPFEGKMYLDDVDNAPAFATVQFPPTNANKHQDVNISQTVKIDDLEAFKQFNIAFFQKQNLTVRISGKTKLQPAGLSRKYDVDFTKYQTLNGLNLLQGTKLKDAKVNLTAQTGENFKGVAEIHNPSHFTLDLGNVTFATFAGGNNVGNLTINNLLLVPDVNNVPISAALNQSLVLKALGQKPACETGIVSMKLLGTEVMNHGKQTPYFLAALGSANQTVDINLSEILGIKPAC; encoded by the exons atgtccgaCAGCAAGCACGAGATCTCGCAGACCGAGAACGGCGCCCCTATCAAGCGCAGCAAGAAGCGCACCTGCATCAACCACTGCAAGCGCTTCTGGTGGCTTCACCTCATCATCTTAGCCTGTATCacggtcctcgtcgtctgtctTGT CATCTTCGTTGGTGTGCCCAAAATTGGTCAATCCAAGGTCAATGCCGCCAAGCTGGATATCCAGGGCGTCAATGTGCTCGACGCGGCACCCGATCAGTACCTGATGCAGATCAACTCTACCATTGAGACTGATGGCACCGTCCACGCCGACATTGACCCCTTTGAGGGCAAGATGTacctcgacgatgtcgacaACGCCCCGGCCTTCGCCACTGTGCAGTTCCCCCCCACCAACGCCAACAAGCACCAGGACGTCAACATCAGCCAGACGGTCAAGAttgacgacctcgaggctTTCAAGCAGTTCAACATTGCCTTCTTCCAGAAGCAGAACCTCACCGTGCGCATCTCTGGCAAGACCAAGCTTCAGCCCGCTGGCCTCTCCCGCAAGTATGATGTCGACTTCACCAAGTACCAGACCCTCAACGGCCTCAATCTGCTTCAGGGCACCAAGCTCAAGGATGCCAAGGTCAACCTGACTGCCCAGACGGGTGAGAACTTCAAGGGTGTTGCCGAGATCCACAACCCCTCTCACTTCACTCTCGACCTT GGTAACGTCACCTTTGCCACCTTTGCTGGTGGTAACAACGTTGGAAACCTCACTATCAACAACCTTCTCCTGGTTCCTGACGTGAACAACGTCCCCATCTCCGCTGCTTTGAACCAGAGCCTTGTGCTCAAGGCCTTGGGCCAGAAGCCCGCCTGTGAGACCGGCATCGTTTCCATGAAGCTACTTGGCACCGAAGTCATGAACCACGGCAAGCAGACTCCGTACTTCCTCGCCGCTTTAGGCAGCGCCAACCAGACCGTGGACATCAACCTTTCCGAGATCCTCGGTATCAAGCCTGCCTGCTAA
- a CDS encoding uncharacterized protein (COG:S~EggNog:ENOG503NZWV), whose amino-acid sequence MPKMSSSTNAEFLDSIFVGVPKIGQSKVNAAKLDIQGVNVLDAAPDQYLMQINSTIETDGTVHADIDPFEGKMYLDDVDNAPAFATVQFPPTNANKHQDVNISQTVKIDDLEAFKQFNIAFFQKQNLTVRISGKTKLQPAGLSRKYDVDFTKYQTLNGLNLLQGTKLKDAKVNLTAQTGENFKGVAEIHNPSHFTLDLGNVTFATFAGGNNVGNLTINNLLLVPDVNNVPISAALNQSLVLKALGQKPACETGIVSMKLLGTEVMNHGKQTPYFLAALGSANQTVDINLSEILGIKPAC is encoded by the exons ATGCCGAAAATGAGTTCATCAACTAATGCCGAATTCCTCGACAGCATCTTCGTTGGTGTGCCCAAAATTGGTCAATCCAAGGTCAATGCCGCCAAGCTGGATATCCAGGGCGTCAATGTGCTCGACGCGGCACCCGATCAGTACCTGATGCAGATCAACTCTACCATTGAGACTGATGGCACCGTCCACGCCGACATTGACCCCTTTGAGGGCAAGATGTacctcgacgatgtcgacaACGCCCCGGCCTTCGCCACTGTGCAGTTCCCCCCCACCAACGCCAACAAGCACCAGGACGTCAACATCAGCCAGACGGTCAAGAttgacgacctcgaggctTTCAAGCAGTTCAACATTGCCTTCTTCCAGAAGCAGAACCTCACCGTGCGCATCTCTGGCAAGACCAAGCTTCAGCCCGCTGGCCTCTCCCGCAAGTATGATGTCGACTTCACCAAGTACCAGACCCTCAACGGCCTCAATCTGCTTCAGGGCACCAAGCTCAAGGATGCCAAGGTCAACCTGACTGCCCAGACGGGTGAGAACTTCAAGGGTGTTGCCGAGATCCACAACCCCTCTCACTTCACTCTCGACCTT GGTAACGTCACCTTTGCCACCTTTGCTGGTGGTAACAACGTTGGAAACCTCACTATCAACAACCTTCTCCTGGTTCCTGACGTGAACAACGTCCCCATCTCCGCTGCTTTGAACCAGAGCCTTGTGCTCAAGGCCTTGGGCCAGAAGCCCGCCTGTGAGACCGGCATCGTTTCCATGAAGCTACTTGGCACCGAAGTCATGAACCACGGCAAGCAGACTCCGTACTTCCTCGCCGCTTTAGGCAGCGCCAACCAGACCGTGGACATCAACCTTTCCGAGATCCTCGGTATCAAGCCTGCCTGCTAA
- a CDS encoding uncharacterized protein (COG:K~EggNog:ENOG503P2V2), producing the protein MSGLVAYASSDDEGDDEQLTHEEQAPTTEDVPDRTVNRGRAVATSSSSAALPPVAAEEQIPNTAVADTEPSAPAIAAVTQSAVPLGPSLPPAEQQEDPVADDEDGTGAPSSPYTATRALIHDLTLPAIPNLDIPPSPPGSPPARATKTFEQFLKLKKTGTHFNAKLQNSTALKNPSVTDKLMDYAGLDGVRQYETTLPLDLWNPAAFPDTAYVDRLKQAREKLARRMESGKLSGGRSTVDFVPASMPSPGAAGGPSVGSLSRGEKRKGDWK; encoded by the exons ATGTCTGGGCTTGTTGCGTATGccagcagcgacgatgaaggagacgacgagcaatTGACTCACGAGGAGCAG GCTCCGACTACAGAAGACGTGCCGGACCGCACAGTAAATCGAGGCCGCGCCGTAGCGACATCGTCAT CATCCGCGGCTCTTCCACCAgtcgcggcggaggagcaAATACCGAATACCGCAGTCGCAGATACAGAACCATCTGCGCCAGcaatcgccgccgtcacgcaGAGCGCAGTCCCGCTTGGCCCATCTCTCCCACCTGCAGAACAGCAAGAAGACCCCGTAgccgacgatgaagacgggacgggagcaccatcatcaccataCACGGCCACGCGCGCCCTCATCCACGACCTCACCCTCCCCGCCATACCCAACCTCGACATCCCTCCCTCACCGCCTGGAtcgcctcccgcccgcgccacAAAGACGTTTGAGCAGTTTCTCAagctgaagaagacgggcacCCACTTCAACGCCAAGCTGCAGAACTCCACGGCGCTCAAGAACCCGAGCGTCACGGATAAGCTGATGGACTacgccggcctggacggcgtgAGGCAGTACGAAACGACGCTGCCACTCGACCTGTGGAACCCGGCGGCGTTTCCGGACACGGCATACGTAGATAGGCTGAAACAGGCGCGGGAGAAGCTCGCGAGGCGCATGGAGTCGGGCAAATTGTCTGGGGGCAGGTCCACCGTCGATTTTGTCCCCGCGTCGATGCCCTCacctggtgctgctggagggCCGTCAGTCGGCAGCCTCAGCAGAGGTGAGAAGCGTAAGGGGGACTGGAAGTGA